The Poecile atricapillus isolate bPoeAtr1 chromosome 36, bPoeAtr1.hap1, whole genome shotgun sequence sequence aagcaggacaaatatttgaagaacttgacaacttgttcttgcttttctttgtggactggggagttgtgccattggtacGGTTTTCATTGTTACTCTTCTACCCGAAGAAAACATGATGAGCTGCCAGGAATTGTTAGGGAATACAAGCCTGgttgaatgtggagaaagaatctccagagcctgcagccagcagtgcagagctcatcattccaatagccccatggacatcttgaaagtgatctggaacaTGAAAATGGGAtgacagagggagtttgtttctgtgttcagttgAGATGATTCTACATCTCTTGCACTGggagaaatcaagagcacaatcagtgGATGATAAGAACCAGAACATGGTAAGTTGGACCTCTCAGTagatgagagaaagaatgtgaaaaggacaaatgcagggaatgacttggtgaagTTTGTCTGTtaagaagggtcattttttcctaattattcccaattcattccctttgcttttgtCCTTTTCAGCAAGGCTATTTGCATGGCAGAATCCCCAGGTAATGGGAACCTGGAGCTTGTGGAAGTGCCTGAAAGCTGCCCTGTTCCTCTGCAGGGACACTCAGGCTGAAATAGGAGCCTGAGGCCTCTCTTGGGAAGCCTCCTCGGAGCTGGAATTTGTGCCAtgccaggagaggaggagggggaggacgatgggagctgtgtgtgaggagcaggaggtttGGGCCGCAGGACATTCCGTCTGTGCCGCTGCCCCGCAATGGGCGGCCGTGcctggggctctgggcctgccccGCGTGCGCTGAGCTCCCGACACTGCGGGAGCTGCCCGGGCTGGGCTCAGGTTCCCACTGGGACtgggcagcaggctgggctccagctgggatcagcagcaGATGGAAATACCCCTGGGCATCTCcactctctgctgctgttcagagGAAGCAATGAAGCGACAAgttctggttttcctttctcctggtgtattttttcattttatttgccactgcagaggcaatttgtgtgatggcctctgtcagttgattctatttcagcagcagcagcaacagggctgtgtttgagcactgcaaaCGTCCGCTGTGTGGCTTTCATTCCCCTCGACTTAGTGCTCAGGGACTTGGGAGCATTTTTATCCTACAGATAATGatgcctgaaacaaaaatcctgagaTCCCCATCACAAAAGGACTCTGGGCAGCACTGATTGAAAGAGCCAATTACAGTTGTACTGCTAAAATTTAGGTGGCAAGCAGAAGAGGGGCAAGAGCAGCCGGGATCTACAATGTCCAAGGCCAAGGCACCAAGAgcctcctgctgtcacctcagggtgagtaaaacagagctgaaaacagCGCTGGAACCcgatcctttcttcctctgagggctggctcagggcagcagaggcgGGCCCTGAGGAAGCCTGagggctgtttgtgggggaTTGTTGCTGTAGTCCAGAATTGCCCTGGAAAAAGCCCTGGGAAGccgaggcaggagcaggtgggaagggccggcgctgctgctgctcctggccgggagccccggccgggccgggccggcgcccgctgcgctgcggctgctgctgctgccagagccgggcgggactcggggacagggaatggacacggggggacagcaaaggccttgggggctgcagggatggtggtgctcgggccagcgccagcacagagcttcagCCCGCAATGAACCCCGAGGGAAACGCTGGGGAAAGGCTCCATTCagcctttctttactcggcgcTGTGAAGGGACggaaataaaaggagaacaaGCAGGGCCCGACCCCTTCTCCTTTGGGAGGAGCCCCGCgcctggggctgtgaggggctgtgaggggaaatgaagggctgtgaggggctaTGAGAGGTTCTACAGGGCCATGAGAAGTTCCATGGAgccgtgaggggctgtgaggggccatgaggagcctcagccctggcaggagggggtcccaccatgtccccagggcagggcagccgtgaggggctgtgagtgcaGACGTGGCAGCAGAGCGGGCTTGGGGAACCTCTGGGAGAGAGgtgagacccttccccagctccaaacCACACCGAACCTACCATTAACAGGATTTTCTGTCTTTAGAAACCACTGGCAACTTGGAGTTGACTGTACAGTTTAATTCTGGTGGCAAAAGCTAGGGAATATTCCCAGGGAGTGACATCCCGCCATTGTTATTAGAGTCTGAGATTTAAAAGTCTTGACAGTGAGAAGTAAtactaataaataataagaagtacaagaacaagaaataaagccccaaacccaacaaacagCTCAGAAACCTGCTGTTGTTTGTAGTAAAAGGTTAGTaccaaagaaataaatgaaagagattTCATTTGTAATTCAGATATGTTTCATCTTTTTCCAAGGTTCTGGTCCCCTTCCTCCAGGGTCATTTCCTTTACTCACCCACTTTCTAATAGTTAGAAGGGAGTTAAGCATACCAGAAAAGGCAACAGCTCCTGTTTCAAAGGGAAGCAGCCACCACTCCAGGGAACCTGAATTGCCCCCAGGCACGTATGTGCACTTGAAGGGTGAGCAGGTGTTGGGGACAGACATCTCAAACCCCTTCTAAGGCTGTGAGAAACCCACAAGTGGCAAAGTATCATTGAGGGTCAACTCCAGCTGGATTCCATTCCCCGACACCCTCCAaatgggcaggcagggctgggctctggcagggttCAGTTTTGAGTGCCTTGTGTTCTATGGCATGGAAGTGATCCTATCTACTCTTGTACTGATGGATTGTGATATGGCTGCTGAAGCAAGAGAGGGAATCTCAGGAGACAGGAAAGtctcttcttctcctttctccctgcagaACCCCCTCTCCAAAGAGAAATGCCTGTGCTGGGTTTCCATGGCAccccttccctcagcccagTGTCTGACCCCctgtgtgctctgcaggagccaaagCCAGAGCAGTCCCAATATCAGTCACCACATGGTCcccacacagcaggagaaagcactgcttgcagtggggctgctgatCTGTGACCCATCCTGGTTCCATCCACCCCACTCCTCTCAGCCACAGACACCAGAAGGATCCCAGGAAAGCCACAGTGCTCTACCAGATGCCAGGagcactccctgctgtggcctcaGGGATGCTGGGTGACCTCGTTGATGAGCATCTCTGCCTGGTGATGGAATGTGTGGATGGAGGCCCTTGACAGGAGGTTGTTTGAGACACGTGTGGGGCTGAAGGAGAGATGGCAGCTGTCAGTCGGGAGGGCTTGTGAGTCCATTGGCTTGGACACCCTCAGCCACAGGATGTCCAAGAAGTCACACAAGGCTTTGGCActctcagccttcttttccCCAAGTTCCTTATTTCTGTACATTTACAGCAGAGaaccttgtttgtttttagaacTAGAAAAAAGATCTCAGAGGGAACAGCCTTGCTGGTTTTAGTCAGAAGCATCAGTGAACAAAAgttgtgtttccttttctttggttGCATCTTTGTTCCTTCTGAGTGCTCAGGCTGGGTTGTGGGGTGTcctcatttgctgcattttctgagttCCTCTTGGATCCTTTGGAGGGGAATAGGTTGTGCCCTCTGAGGATGCTTTGTGCTCCTTGGTGACCCAGGAGAACCTTCCAGGTGGTTTTTGGGTGAGCTGctactgtgatgtcacaggaacGTTGCCGTGTCCGTGTGGTGTTCCCGTTGCTGTGGGGCAAACTCTCTCAGTGTCAGAGCGGCTCTGGGTGCCTGCTCATTGCCTGAGGATCCTCCTGCCTGaggcattctcagcagccagcccagcccagcccctgacgggtgtccttctgtcctggcagggggacagacagtctgcagacgtgtgcagcacagccaaaatgaTCCAGCAAGTGGTTGCTGCAGTTTGCACTCTGGACTCTGTGGCTTCTTATGGGTTTTTTGTAACCCACTCGGCCCCTAAGTTGAGGATTTCCCCAGGTGCACCATATGTGCCTTTGGGATTGCTGTGGGCTTTCCATTCTTCCTTTGGAATGGAggtgattttgaaagaaaattgccaTTAAGATGCCATTTGTTTGGGAGAGTTCCTGCCAACAACTTCTTTAAAAAAGGGTTTGTTTCTAGCCAGCAGGGTGTGCACAGCATTTGGAATGGAGCCTGGGGGGGTTCTGTTCCCCAAGAGGAGAGTCTGTGGCAGTGGACCCTGGTACTCCCTCCATTTGCTGGTCCAGccaaaaactggacacagcctAATATTTTGTGTTGTTCTCCTGCCTGCTGTGTGATCCAAAAGgactgtggctccaggagggaagttgtgaaaggaaaatgctctcTCTTGGCATTGACTTGTTGTGTGGGAGTTTCCATCAcaggcagctttttctcctaacagcGTCTGGTTCAGGTGAAGGTCACCTCACACATGGATACTGCGAAGCTCCTTCTTCAGTGAGTGGGAAAGGAACCTGTGCTGTTCAGAGATCCCAGTTGTTCCCTTTCAACACCAATATGAGCCCAGTAAGCTCCAGGATGATCCTTGTCACATGCCAGCACTCCCAGGATGGTCCCAGTTGCCTCTGGCTAGATCaacccagtcagtcccagtatgATGCCATTTGTCCCTAGCGTgttcccagttgctcccagttaCCCCCAGTATGGGGGATGATGTGCAAGGTATGTTGTCAGTCACCCTCAGATACTCCCAGTATGagtccagtcactcccagtataatccaaagatggatggatgggaggCCTGAAGGAATcatggagaccattgtgacactctaGGGCCCCATGGAACCGTGGTGACACCAAGTTGGCTgggagtgttgatgtgctgcagggtaggagggctctgcacagggacctggacaggctggatccaggggccaaacccaacaaggtgaggtttaacaagttCAAGTGCTGcatcctgcactttggccacaacaacccctgcagtgctccaggctggggagagagtggctggacagcaggcaggcagaaagggacctggggcactgatggacagcaggctgggcatgagccatcagtgtgcccaggtggccaaggaggccaatggatcaggaacagtgtggccagaaggaccagggcagggattcttcccctgtgcaTGGCACTGTTTGGGCAGCACCTCAAGTACTGTGTCCTGTTCTGGGACCCCCAATTTAGGAAGGAAATGGAAGGGCTGGAGTATGTCCAGAGAAAGGCTGctgaaggctctggagcagttgttctgtgaggagtggctgaaaGAGCTGGAgttgttcatcctggagaagtggaggctcaggggagacaaGGTGGTGTCAGGGCAcaagttggacttgatgatctccaaggtcttttccaacactgctgattctgtaattctctgAAACCACCCTTGGAGCAGGTGCAGGATGAGCCCTGGGCCTCCTCTTCGCAACTTCCAGCAGCCCAGGtccctcagcttctccacacgggccccaaaacccatcctgtcagtcctgcagagcctttccagctcctcctctttGCCCAGAACAGGGAGCCCCACAGCCAGACACAgcagcccagatgtgcccccctggcctctgctgcctctggcaAGGGAGCAGCACGAGGcactgcaggaccctgcagacAATTCCTGAAGCACCTGTAGGATGATCCTGCTCCCCAAGGGACCTTCTCATCGTGCCAGCTCAGGAACTGAAATGGGGAGTGGGGCCAGAGAGGAAAGGGCAAACAGGGATGGGCTGTttgcagggcagggaacagaggTGGGAAATAGGAAGAAATCTGGAGCAGGAAGAGTAAAGAAAGCAAAGGTGAAGCAAAGGAAATGCTCAGGGCAGTCTGGGGGTGGctgccaggcagccctggctctgagcaacaaCATCTGCAGAGGCGCAGGAAACTCACAGCTCATGAGTACAAACTTTCTGTGTGACTTCAGAGGCCACGACAAACCTGAGTGTTTTCCCTCCTATCCCCCAGTCCTTCCTGGCCCCAGGGGCTGATGGCATTTGTGCTCCCTCAGGttcatctccccacagcagcaccatgggggtGCTGAtgcctgctctgggcagtgcaaacaggggctcctgagccagtgctgccgTGTCTGTGCCTGCAAGGATGAGGCACCTCTgtgagctgggggagaggccagggctgcacaggggggATGTTGTTGGCAGCTCCATAAGGATTCTCTgggacactgtcctggggtgtccagagcagtggggatggatcagcccctgctctgctgctccttcctgtctcccccagggaccttgcagagccccagccatgctgtttgcccccagcctgcccacgaccactgtcgccctgaaaactcagcttctgagcttgctaacatagttttctacagactttcccaggacagtaactgtaaacatagatatgtgtacattctttctgttacacgtcttgtgataaacatctctcatggccagtgctgtgggaaagtgttatcctgaccacccaatccctggctgtgttcaggagcctataaatcctggagggaaaaataaacctctctcttcaccacacctcgacctgtgtctgtgtgatctattcatcttcagcggcaacaaccaccctggggctgctcacaggggttttctgtgctgagctttggcCTGGGCGTGTTCCTGAGAGAGCTTGGACAAggagcctggagcccccaggccctgccctgaggtgtcagtgctgccccagcagtgcccatggcctgtccctgctgcagacccggcactgccacccccagggctgtgcctggccCCGAGAGCACTCAGGccctgcagcaacaccaggggcaggagggcagtggggcagtgacacgggagcagcactggcaacaccaagtgctgctgctcctgggcacagctgctgtgccagcactgatctgccccagctctgcacacagacactgctgctgcagctcaagagaagggaacaaaagggagatctctggagaaaactttgctgggagACCCTTTAGTTCCTTTAAAGCCACCAAGAGCACAGCCACTCATTGGCACAGTCTGTGGCCAAagggaagatggagagagaaacaaaatgagaaatggcacaaacgatgatattttattttggacaagatctaaaaattaaaacaaagaaaacatccaAAATGAAACCAACAAGAAGAATCAAAGATGACTTTTATTACAAGTGATTTGCAGAAACTGGCCAGCagtttaatgtttctgaaaccaTCCAGTCATCAGtctccacactgcagccttgagctcctggttcctcaggctgtagatgagggggttcagggctggaggcacCACCGAGTACAGAACTGACAGTgccagatccagggatggggaggtgaTAGAGGGAGGCTTCAGGTGAGCAAACATGAGAGTGCTGAGGAACAGGGAGACCacagccaggtgagggaggcaggtggaaaaggctttgtgccgTCCCTGTTCAGAGGGGATcatcagcacagccctgaagatctgcacataggagaaaacaatgaacacaaaacagccaAGCAGCAAACAAACACTGACTGCAATGAGCCCAAGTTCCCTGAGGTAGGAATTTGAGCAGGAGAGCTTGAGGAtgtgtgggatttcacagaagaactggCCCAGGGcattgccctggcacaggggcagggaaaatgtattggctGTGTGCATGAGAGCACTGAGaaagccactggcccaggcagctgctgccatgtgggcacaagctctgctgcccaggagggtcccgtagtgcaggggtttgcagatggacacgtagcggtcgtagcacatgatggtcaggaggaaatattctgttgcagcacagaaaaccaaaaaaaatacttgtgcagcacatcctgtgtaggagatgtctctggtgtcccagagggaattgtgcatggctttgggcacagtggtgcagatggagcccaggtcactgagggccaggttgagcaggaagaagaacatggggctgtgcaggtggtggctgcaggctacGGCGCTGATGATGAGGCCgttgcccaggagggcagccagggagatgcccaggaagaggcagaagtgcaggagctgcagctgccgcgtgtctgccaatgccagcaggaggaagtggctgatggagctgctgttggacattggctgtggctgcacatgGGGACCTGTTCATGGACAAAGGACAGTGACAAGTCAGGAGACGCTGCTTTGAGCCAAACTTGGGCCATTCCCTGTACACTGTCCTGCTAGGACTCACCCACCCTTattcctgctctgggaaaaTCTTCACCCAGGTCCctgcctgagctccagctgtgctgtctgAGTGTGCTAGGAGCAGTCAGGCTTGTGCCTGGGGGCTCTCCAAGAGCCATCCccgccctgctgccctgggtttgTGGCCATGCAGGAGAGGGACATGGCTGGAAATTCAGGATATGTCAGGGCATCACTCCTAATGCAGATGGGCCTCTTGCCATCTGCACACACACTTGAAAAGTATAGCAGGAGTTGGTTTTATGAACTGTCTTCCTAGCCACAAATCATTCCTGGTTCTCTGAGGTCAGAAATCcccagcatttctgctgcactCAGAGTTTGCCACTGAGAGATGTGAGAGGCAAAGGATTCCCTGTGGCTTAGGGAaggtgaggggctggatgggcttgTTCTCAACTGCCCTGGGTTTGCACTTTTGGCTGGAATCAGAGCACAATCAcactcctgtgtcaccctgggaTAAAccagaccctgcccagagcagagggatccCTGAATGTCTCACCCTCTCTAGAGGTCTCTGGGCAAGGTCTCAGCACCCCCCTCTGTCAAGGACACTCACGGCTCCCTTGGCAGAGCCAACAGCGTTTCAGTTGTGGCATCTCTGCCATTCCCCATGGGACATTCAGGAAACTCtgagaggctctggcacagattgcagccaggagggcagctcagagctttGAAGGACACAGAAAGGAgatccccaggtgtgcccatgaTGGGATCTCAGGAAGGGGACTCAGctcattcccctttcccatggactgctttgcccacagccccacaggtcacagggaagctgggacaccccattcccatggacacacctgccTGGCAGCAATCCCAAGGGCAGGGCctgactcagctgctgcagatgccaGAGCCTCCCTGAGAGCCCCAGACAACAATGACAATATCAGAGCAGTGCATTTAGGCCATTTaggaggctcccagcagagagaTTGAGCACCCAAACTTACAATTCTGGCATCTCTGTAAATGTTCCAACATTACTTTGATACTCCTGGTGTGTCACTTTCAACTCagaatgttctgtgattctgggattacAATTCCTCTTCTGCTCCTCTCATCCTCCTGTTGTCTATaatcaaatgagaaaaaataacaaaaccccTTTTGCAACAGTGTTAGAAGAGTAAAGTAAAAAACAGACCTTTATTGGAAGCTTCCAGGTGTCCCAGTGGGGATGAGGCACACCCAGCCCGTTATTTCAACAATTTATGAAGGTTGATTAATTAGGatatttaacagaaacattCAATAGGAGATTCAGTTGCCCCAGTTACACACCCCTGAGTCAACCCATTGGAGTAGGTCCAAGGGTTTCTTTGCCCCACTTTTTGTTATGACTGCTCACATTCTGgttaaaatacaaattcttgTAGCTTCTCTCCATGATGATAAGACTATACAGTATTTCTGAAATGTATTTAGAAGGTGTCATGGGttagctttacctttaagaccgagtaaaaaaggggaagttgaagctactggtgactgatgggagtttttcttcctgaccaattatcagtcatttcaagaattgacagcagatctgaccattaaaaagtgaattcaacttgtaaacactcccttaagaaatacactcagagctgtctcgttttctttttgtttccggctttggagaggtaacaagctccgtcttggctttcccccccctcccaggcccgggacaaggccgcagggagggggggggaaggagagaaaagcagtttagcagttttgtttagttttcaaggtctgctgctagactgaaaccggacactatgaactgttgtagctttcttcttttaattcctttactacttaaataaacaacagattactcctttttcttagaacagacagagaaagagagacaattaacatgtaagacatcataaaactaccaaaaacagtgaagaaaagagttaagtttaaataagaaagagagaaaaaagaagatgcttgttgctgaaaagtctttctgttacagctatggagatggacagtagtttaaagactcctttaattcatgactagagtatgggaggaatagagtattcaaagtgtggactttagagaaaagtggttgtgataactgtgagttgctggaacttaggagtgaagtgaagattttaaagccttaaaggagccagggagatggctgttttccaggagggctcacagaaacaactgaaggagatttctacctttgaatcacttatccttaaaaataacatccctagattcaattttacccattgcacacctcagaatagtgtgagatgggaggagtggactctagaaactccatagattagcaagaagagacttctgtttctctacggagactgatgagaagactctagaaattgagactgtttttgaccaccaagattgtaaaactatttttttttgtctctatgttgttatgtgtacaaaaaaATAGTCAAttagtaaaaagaaaaagagttttctgaaagtttattttagtattcttattctaatagtttgttaataaactgtctttattccttttaagttttaagcctgttttgctcttattttaatcaatatctcacaacagaaaataagtaatttttgttactagtttaaaaccacaacagaagGTCAGATAATCGTTCTAAAATCTAAAAGAAAGGTTAGGAAACATACAAGAGTTAATTAAGGATAATAGTTATATAAGTATATAATAGTAGTTTAATAGAGTGAATTAAggattataattttataaatatataatagtAGTTTACAgatctaaaaatatattaataatgtacaaaaagcaaaaatctttttGTCATCATCTCAGCTTTCCCACCCTGCTTAAAGGAAGAAATTGAAAACAGTCTCAGGAAAGCTCCTGATCTTTACAGAAATCCCATTCTCATCTTCTTTTGGGAAGAGTCCTccggagctgtgccaggctggtctgcagctgggagcagccctgccctacacagcccctctcagcagcagcacctgccctgctcagggtggctccttccccccacagcttctccccagcgctgggagcagctccccgggccggctgagagctgtccctggcaggcagcagagtccctgccccagcacagcgccctgggctgcaggaccctgctctgcaggacagccctgggcacccctggctgcTCTACACAAGGGACAGGCAGAGAATGTACTCACAGGGTCTGTAGGCACTGGCATGTTCCAGCTTTAGGAGatggctccaggagctgcagctgcattgttctgcagccagaggcttcctgtgtcaagggctgggagggattgtgccccaggcacttctcagcaccttcccagccctgactgattgaagctctctgtgcctctgggctgtgccccgggtggctgcaggcagtgccccagccctgctgggctgggagaagagctgctgaacaagagaaatgtgcttttgaagcttTTCCTAGTTTTCCGGATCATCCTCTGTGCTGGGAGtctggcccagctcagcagcacagacacagcagcaggactttaatgaccctcttggggctttgtgctgaggcactgaacagcacagggaggggaagaaacTTCTCAAGAAGTCCAAGTCAGAATCCAACTccaaagtttcttttccttttaatgggtcccactgagggatgtgactgagaaagtgtccccaggctccaggcagggcagagaactggaggcactgatgacaggtggggacaaagagaagccatgtcttggtgccctgggccacagcagcctctgtgccagcaagggctgtgaggagacaccttgtcctgaggccctggggcctcctggcacagccccagcaaggctggccactgtcacccccttggcctgccctcagcatcccccctagcccacatgccagtggcctcagggatctgctggaaggagtccctggggagccttgctcaggaatggccctggggggctccttcatgctcccagggactgcagctttttcaaagcaCTTTGGCTTTTGCCTTGGAGTCTCTGAGAGGTTTGTGCAATCATGATCTCCAATTATCTGCTGTAATTAGTCCCTTGAGAGGC is a genomic window containing:
- the LOC131590983 gene encoding olfactory receptor 14J1-like; translated protein: MSNSSSISHFLLLALADTRQLQLLHFCLFLGISLAALLGNGLIISAVACSHHLHSPMFFFLLNLALSDLGSICTTVPKAMHNSLWDTRDISYTGCAAQVFFLVFCAATEYFLLTIMCYDRYVSICKPLHYGTLLGSRACAHMAAAAWASGFLSALMHTANTFSLPLCQGNALGQFFCEIPHILKLSCSNSYLRELGLIAVSVCLLLGCFVFIVFSYVQIFRAVLMIPSEQGRHKAFSTCLPHLAVVSLFLSTLMFAHLKPPSITSPSLDLALSVLYSVVPPALNPLIYSLRNQELKAAVWRLMTGWFQKH